In Pseudomonas sp. MM213, a genomic segment contains:
- a CDS encoding efflux RND transporter periplasmic adaptor subunit, whose amino-acid sequence MKRVLLVFAGVLLVACSKEEPPPEPVRPVLSIKVQALGEESLGRFAGSIQARYETNVGFRVPGRIASRNVDVGAEVEKGALLATLDPTDQQNQLRSALGDLAKVQAQLINAQANARRQQELFDRGVGAQAQLDIAQTDLKTTQASLDQAKAAVDQAKDQLDYVELRTDHKAIVTAWNAEAGQVVTAGQQVVTLAQPDIKEAVIDLPDTLVDQLPADVVFQVAVQLEPNITTTAIVREIEPQAQSATRTRRARLTLTDTPPGFRLGTAISVTLSSAIKPRIELPLTALQEVDGKSRIWVIDPQTQTVSPRDISLISRTDSTMVLASGVKSGERVVSAGVNSLKPGQKVKIDEDSPQ is encoded by the coding sequence ATGAAGCGCGTGTTGCTGGTGTTCGCCGGAGTGCTGCTTGTGGCCTGCTCAAAAGAAGAACCGCCGCCAGAGCCGGTGCGTCCGGTGCTGTCGATCAAGGTCCAGGCGCTGGGCGAGGAGAGTCTCGGCCGCTTCGCCGGCAGCATTCAGGCCCGATACGAAACCAATGTCGGCTTCCGCGTACCGGGGCGCATCGCCAGTCGCAACGTCGATGTCGGCGCCGAGGTCGAGAAGGGCGCCTTGCTCGCGACCCTCGATCCCACCGATCAGCAAAACCAGCTGCGCTCGGCTCTGGGCGATCTGGCGAAGGTCCAGGCACAACTGATCAACGCCCAGGCCAACGCCCGGCGTCAGCAGGAGCTGTTCGATCGCGGGGTCGGTGCGCAGGCGCAACTGGACATCGCCCAGACCGATCTGAAAACCACTCAGGCCTCCCTCGATCAAGCGAAGGCGGCGGTCGATCAGGCCAAGGACCAACTCGATTATGTCGAGTTGCGCACCGACCACAAAGCCATCGTCACCGCGTGGAACGCCGAAGCCGGGCAAGTGGTGACCGCCGGCCAGCAAGTGGTGACCCTGGCGCAGCCGGACATCAAGGAAGCGGTGATCGACCTGCCCGACACGCTGGTCGATCAGTTGCCAGCGGACGTGGTGTTTCAGGTCGCCGTGCAACTGGAACCGAACATCACCACCACCGCCATCGTCCGCGAAATCGAACCCCAGGCCCAGAGCGCCACCCGCACCCGTCGCGCCCGCCTGACCCTGACTGACACACCACCGGGGTTTCGCCTGGGCACGGCAATCAGCGTCACCCTCAGCTCTGCGATCAAACCGCGCATCGAACTGCCTCTGACCGCGCTGCAAGAGGTCGATGGCAAATCGCGGATCTGGGTCATCGACCCACAGACCCAAACCGTTTCCCCGCGTGACATCAGCCTGATCAGCCGCACCGATTCCACCATGGTCCTGGCCAGCGGCGTGAAGTCCGGCGAGCGTGTCGTGAGTGCCGGTGTGAACAGCCTGAAGCCTGGGCAGAAAGTGAAAATCGATGAGGACAGCCCACAATGA
- a CDS encoding AAA family ATPase, whose translation MLKTLAVANYRSINKLVIPLGRLNLITGPNGSGKSNLYRALRLLAETAQGGVVNALAREGGLDSTFWAGPETITRRMRNGEVPIEATVRHGVKRLRLGFAGDDFGYSISLGLPDSNGHFMLPGHSTPIASRFSLDPQIKRECLWAGAHYRPASLLVDRDGPMIRTRANRSWDVLAQHTPTFDSLFDQVGSLRTSPEVLEMREFIRRWRFYDHFRSDADAPVRQPQLGTRTPVLHHDGRDLAAALQTIIEIGDPEALRNAISDAFPGARLHIEPLAGGRFAIEFYQEGLLRPLSAAELSDGTLRYLLLVAALLTPRPPTLMVLNEPETSLHPDLLPALARLIIRASEQCQVWVVSHARRLISALQEDPECNCIVLEKNLGQTGIVGQRMLDEPAWYWPD comes from the coding sequence ATGCTCAAAACCCTCGCGGTGGCCAATTACCGCTCGATCAATAAACTGGTGATTCCACTGGGTCGTCTGAACCTGATCACCGGGCCGAACGGCAGTGGCAAATCCAACCTTTACCGGGCGTTGCGCCTGCTGGCGGAAACCGCTCAGGGCGGCGTGGTCAATGCGTTGGCCCGCGAAGGCGGCCTGGATTCGACCTTCTGGGCGGGACCTGAAACCATCACCCGGCGCATGCGCAACGGCGAAGTGCCGATCGAGGCGACCGTTCGCCACGGCGTCAAACGCTTGCGCCTGGGGTTTGCCGGGGACGACTTCGGTTACTCGATCAGCCTGGGGCTGCCCGATTCCAACGGTCATTTCATGTTGCCCGGGCACAGCACCCCCATTGCGTCACGGTTCAGCCTCGATCCGCAAATCAAGCGTGAATGCCTGTGGGCCGGGGCGCATTATCGTCCGGCGAGCCTGCTGGTGGATCGCGACGGCCCGATGATCCGCACCCGAGCCAACCGCAGCTGGGACGTGCTGGCTCAGCACACGCCGACGTTCGACAGCCTGTTCGATCAGGTTGGCAGCTTGCGGACCTCGCCGGAGGTGCTGGAGATGCGTGAGTTCATCCGCCGCTGGCGCTTCTACGATCACTTTCGCAGCGACGCCGACGCGCCGGTGCGTCAGCCACAGCTGGGCACCCGCACCCCGGTGCTGCACCACGACGGCAGAGACCTGGCGGCAGCGTTGCAGACCATTATCGAGATTGGCGACCCCGAAGCTTTGCGCAACGCCATCAGCGATGCGTTTCCCGGTGCGCGTCTGCATATCGAGCCGCTGGCGGGCGGCCGCTTCGCCATTGAGTTTTATCAGGAAGGGTTATTGCGGCCGTTGTCGGCGGCGGAGTTGTCCGACGGGACGTTGCGCTACTTGCTGTTGGTGGCGGCGCTGCTGACGCCGCGCCCACCGACGCTGATGGTGCTGAACGAGCCGGAAACCAGCCTGCACCCGGACCTGTTGCCGGCGTTGGCGCGCTTGATTATCCGCGCGTCGGAGCAGTGTCAGGTGTGGGTGGTGTCCCATGCCCGGCGGTTGATTTCGGCGCTACAGGAAGATCCCGAGTGCAACTGCATCGTGCTGGAGAAAAATCTGGGCCAGACCGGGATTGTCGGGCAGCGGATGCTGGATGAGCCGGCGTGGTATTGGCCGGATTGA
- a CDS encoding amino acid ABC transporter ATP-binding protein, giving the protein MSALIEFKGFNKFFGEQQVLDGIDLQVKSGEVIVILGPSGCGKSTLLRCLNGLEVAHSGSLTFAGRELLDKGTDWREVRQQIGMVFQSYHLFPHMSVLDNLLLGPVKVQNRERREARDQAEALLARVGLSDKRDAFPRQLSGGQQQRIAIVRSLCMNPKVMLFDEVTAALDPEMVKEVLEVIQGLAREGMTLLIVTHEMAFARAVADRIVFMDAGRILEQNPPEIFFTNPQTARAQQFLEKFSYVAALPKTTQTKELELP; this is encoded by the coding sequence ATGAGCGCATTGATCGAGTTCAAGGGTTTCAACAAGTTTTTCGGCGAGCAACAAGTGCTCGACGGCATCGACCTGCAGGTGAAATCCGGCGAAGTGATCGTCATCCTCGGCCCCAGCGGCTGCGGTAAAAGTACCCTGTTGCGTTGCCTCAACGGGCTCGAAGTCGCGCACAGCGGCAGCCTGACATTTGCCGGCCGCGAGCTGCTGGACAAAGGCACCGACTGGCGCGAAGTGCGCCAGCAGATCGGCATGGTGTTCCAGAGCTATCACCTGTTCCCGCACATGAGCGTGCTCGACAACCTGCTGCTGGGTCCGGTCAAGGTGCAAAACCGCGAGCGTCGCGAAGCCCGGGATCAGGCCGAAGCCTTGCTGGCGCGCGTGGGCCTCTCGGACAAACGCGACGCCTTTCCTCGCCAGCTCTCCGGCGGCCAGCAGCAACGCATCGCCATCGTCCGTTCGTTGTGCATGAACCCCAAAGTCATGTTGTTCGATGAAGTCACCGCCGCCCTCGACCCGGAAATGGTCAAGGAAGTGCTGGAAGTCATTCAGGGCCTGGCCCGCGAAGGCATGACGCTGTTGATCGTCACCCACGAAATGGCGTTCGCCCGCGCCGTGGCTGACCGCATCGTGTTCATGGATGCCGGGCGAATCCTTGAGCAAAACCCTCCCGAGATTTTCTTTACGAACCCGCAAACCGCACGAGCGCAGCAGTTCCTGGAGAAGTTCTCCTACGTCGCCGCACTACCAAAAACGACTCAAACAAAGGAACTGGAACTGCCATGA
- a CDS encoding amino acid ABC transporter permease, translating into MNFDYAFILSTLPAFLKAVGVTLQVGFIAIGTSLLVALINATILVFRTPYLQRLVGLYVELARNTPLLIQLFFVYFALPALGIKVSGFTAAIITMTFLGGAYLTEVLRAGVDAVPQAQLESGRSIGLSHGQLLRYVILPQAGILSLPSLFANFIFLLKETTVVSAVAVPEILYTTKSYIALYYKTYEMLAVLTLICVLLFLPLSLLLSRLERRLQHGQFGS; encoded by the coding sequence ATGAACTTCGATTACGCTTTTATCCTCAGCACCCTGCCGGCGTTTCTCAAGGCCGTGGGCGTGACGCTGCAGGTCGGCTTCATCGCCATTGGCACCTCGCTGCTGGTGGCCTTGATCAACGCAACGATCCTGGTGTTCCGCACGCCTTACCTGCAACGCCTGGTCGGGTTGTACGTAGAACTGGCGCGCAACACGCCGCTGCTCATTCAACTGTTCTTCGTGTATTTCGCCTTGCCGGCGCTGGGCATCAAGGTGTCAGGCTTCACGGCGGCGATTATCACCATGACGTTCCTGGGCGGCGCTTACCTCACGGAAGTCCTGCGCGCCGGGGTGGACGCGGTGCCCCAGGCGCAGCTCGAGTCCGGTCGCTCCATCGGCTTGTCCCACGGGCAACTGCTGCGCTACGTGATCCTGCCGCAGGCCGGCATCCTCAGCCTGCCGTCGCTGTTCGCCAATTTCATTTTCCTGCTCAAAGAGACCACCGTGGTCTCGGCCGTGGCGGTCCCGGAAATTCTCTACACCACCAAAAGTTACATCGCGCTCTACTACAAAACCTACGAAATGCTCGCCGTGCTGACGCTGATTTGCGTGCTGCTGTTTTTGCCGCTGTCGCTGCTGCTCAGCCGTCTGGAAAGGAGGCTCCAGCATGGCCAGTTCGGGTCTTGA
- a CDS encoding amino acid ABC transporter permease produces MASSGLELLWVSLPQLGKGAAQTLSISFLSIAISTVGGVLYGVLRTLNSKWLNAILRVYLELFRAIPVLVWLYLLFFGLPIFFGLSIPSFWCAVLVLSLWGASEVGEVVRGALHSLPRGQREAGLSIGLNGPQLYGYVLLPQALKRMTPPTINVYTRIIKTSSLAVLIGVVDVIKVGQQIIERTYESVLIYGALFLFFFFICYPLSAASRVLERRWTQA; encoded by the coding sequence ATGGCCAGTTCGGGTCTTGAATTGTTGTGGGTGTCGTTGCCGCAATTGGGCAAGGGCGCTGCGCAAACCCTGTCGATCTCTTTCCTGAGCATCGCCATCAGCACCGTCGGCGGTGTGCTTTACGGCGTTTTGCGTACGCTGAATTCGAAATGGCTGAACGCGATTTTGCGCGTGTATCTGGAGCTGTTCCGGGCGATCCCGGTGCTGGTCTGGTTGTATCTGCTGTTCTTCGGTCTGCCGATTTTCTTCGGCCTGAGCATTCCGAGCTTCTGGTGCGCGGTGCTGGTGCTGTCGCTGTGGGGCGCCAGCGAAGTCGGCGAAGTGGTGCGCGGCGCCTTGCATTCGTTGCCACGCGGCCAGCGTGAAGCGGGCCTGTCGATCGGCTTGAACGGCCCGCAACTCTACGGCTACGTGCTGCTGCCCCAGGCGCTGAAACGCATGACCCCGCCGACCATCAATGTCTACACGCGGATCATCAAGACCAGCTCCCTGGCGGTGCTGATTGGCGTGGTAGACGTGATCAAGGTCGGCCAGCAGATCATCGAACGCACCTACGAATCGGTGCTGATCTACGGCGCGCTGTTCCTGTTTTTCTTTTTCATCTGCTACCCGCTCTCGGCCGCCTCGCGCGTGCTGGAGCGGCGCTGGACGCAAGCATGA
- a CDS encoding efflux RND transporter periplasmic adaptor subunit, which translates to MAGPGLKRVVGLSLLVLLGACGEKPQVEKDRPRVFVQVVNAANYAASVTLTGDVQARVQTELSFRVGGKIIQRSVDVGDRVSAKQVLARLDPKDLQTNVDSAQAQVVAEQARVKQAAAAFVRQQKLLPKGYTSQSEFDSAQAALRSSQSALTAAQAQLANAREQLSYTALIADAPGVITARQAEVGQVVQATMPIFSLARDGERDAVFNVYESLLTEDPEGKTIVVSLLDNPAIKTTGTVREVTPAVSAQTGTVQVKVTLNGLPEGMQLGSVISGTAKTPSKSAIELPWSALTKNLSEPAVWLVDDEGKAQLHTVTVGRYLTGKVIISDGLQGGEKVVIAGGQLLHPGVKVEIAENTYKDLAAGAQP; encoded by the coding sequence ATGGCTGGTCCCGGATTGAAAAGAGTGGTTGGCCTGAGTCTTCTTGTCCTGCTGGGGGCCTGCGGGGAAAAACCCCAGGTCGAAAAGGATCGTCCGCGGGTGTTCGTGCAAGTCGTCAACGCCGCGAATTACGCCGCGTCCGTGACCCTCACCGGTGATGTTCAGGCGCGCGTCCAGACAGAGCTGTCGTTCCGTGTCGGTGGCAAGATCATCCAGCGCTCGGTCGATGTCGGTGACCGGGTGTCGGCCAAGCAAGTGCTCGCCAGGCTCGACCCAAAAGACCTGCAAACCAATGTCGACTCGGCCCAGGCACAGGTCGTCGCCGAGCAGGCTCGGGTCAAACAGGCCGCCGCCGCCTTCGTCCGCCAGCAAAAACTCCTGCCCAAGGGCTACACCAGTCAAAGCGAGTTCGACTCTGCCCAGGCCGCATTGCGCAGCAGCCAGAGCGCGCTGACGGCTGCCCAGGCCCAACTGGCCAACGCCCGCGAGCAACTGAGTTACACCGCGCTGATCGCCGACGCGCCGGGAGTGATCACTGCCCGGCAGGCCGAAGTCGGCCAGGTGGTGCAGGCCACGATGCCGATTTTCAGCCTGGCGCGCGACGGTGAGCGCGACGCGGTGTTCAACGTCTACGAGTCGCTGCTGACAGAGGACCCTGAGGGCAAAACGATTGTGGTGAGCTTGCTCGATAACCCGGCCATCAAGACCACGGGCACGGTTCGGGAAGTCACCCCGGCCGTTTCCGCGCAGACCGGTACGGTGCAGGTCAAGGTCACCCTTAACGGTCTGCCGGAAGGCATGCAGCTTGGCTCGGTGATCAGCGGCACGGCGAAGACGCCGAGCAAATCCGCAATCGAGCTGCCATGGTCGGCGCTGACCAAAAACCTCAGCGAACCGGCCGTGTGGCTGGTGGATGACGAGGGCAAGGCGCAATTGCATACGGTGACGGTGGGTCGTTACCTGACCGGCAAAGTCATCATCAGCGATGGCCTTCAGGGCGGCGAAAAAGTCGTCATTGCCGGCGGTCAGTTGCTGCACCCCGGCGTCAAAGTGGAAATCGCCGAAAACACCTACAAGGATTTAGCTGCGGGAGCCCAGCCATGA
- a CDS encoding transporter substrate-binding domain-containing protein: MKTAKSSLLLLPLLGLALLAGCNKTEEPAKPKVASESTAPASYLDKIKARDKLIVGVFTDKPPFGFVNEAGRYVGFDTDIGRQFAKDLLGDENKVEFVAVEPASRIPFLQSDKVDLILANMTVTPERKEAVEFTNPNLKVAVQALVPQASEVKNLDDLATRTTIVTTGTTADIWLTKNHPDWKLLKFEKNSESLQALANGRGDAYAQDNLVLFSWAKQNPGYRVLDQKLGAEAPIAPAVKKGNIELRDWVNAELAKLGEEKYLLKLYDQYVRKELSDDTKPESVIVEGGKWQG, encoded by the coding sequence ATGAAAACTGCCAAGTCTTCTCTACTGCTATTGCCACTGCTCGGCCTCGCGTTGCTGGCCGGCTGCAACAAAACCGAAGAACCCGCGAAGCCGAAAGTCGCCAGCGAAAGCACCGCGCCAGCCAGCTACCTGGACAAAATCAAGGCGCGGGACAAGTTGATCGTCGGCGTTTTCACCGACAAACCGCCGTTTGGTTTCGTCAATGAAGCGGGGCGTTACGTTGGGTTCGATACTGACATCGGCCGCCAATTTGCCAAGGATCTGCTCGGCGATGAAAACAAGGTCGAATTCGTCGCGGTGGAACCGGCGAGCCGGATTCCGTTCCTGCAAAGTGACAAGGTCGACCTGATCCTGGCCAACATGACCGTGACCCCGGAGCGCAAGGAAGCGGTGGAATTCACCAATCCAAACCTGAAAGTCGCAGTACAGGCATTGGTGCCACAGGCCAGCGAAGTGAAGAACCTCGATGATCTGGCGACCCGCACCACCATCGTCACCACCGGCACCACGGCAGATATCTGGCTGACCAAGAATCACCCGGACTGGAAACTGCTGAAGTTCGAGAAAAACTCCGAGTCCCTGCAAGCCCTGGCCAACGGTCGTGGCGATGCCTATGCGCAGGACAATCTGGTGCTGTTCAGCTGGGCCAAGCAGAACCCTGGCTACCGCGTGCTGGATCAGAAACTCGGTGCAGAAGCGCCGATTGCACCGGCGGTGAAGAAGGGCAACATCGAGTTGCGTGACTGGGTGAACGCCGAGTTGGCGAAGCTGGGTGAAGAGAAGTATCTGCTCAAGCTGTACGACCAGTATGTGCGCAAGGAATTGAGCGATGACACCAAGCCTGAGAGCGTGATTGTCGAGGGTGGGAAGTGGCAGGGGTGA